In Podarcis muralis chromosome 7, rPodMur119.hap1.1, whole genome shotgun sequence, the genomic stretch TCTTAATATATTGCCCCTATAATGCCTCTACTAATGTTTGAATATAAATACagctgtgattccccccccccaaagttcatttttaaattaCATATGAGAAGGAAGAGACTACATTTGAACTTGATTTGCATATGTGTATCCTAACTTACCTATAAACTTTATTCTTGTAATGGAAATATCAATGTGAAGTTGTTCTGTGAATGTTGAGAAATGCATTCCAAAGAATATTTATTCATAAAGTGGAAAGGCCTTGTTCAATCTCATTGCTTTGCAGATAGACACTTAGAGCGAAAGGGGTTGCCTCTCTCCCAAGATTTGTGGAAGATGACTGAATGTTTGAATTTTTCTTCTGAAGTTTTTGCCTCAAAGCAGTTCAGAATTTCTCCCTTTGGAGAAAGCAATCAAGTTGGCATGAATAGTTAAGGTTAGCAGCAGAATTCTTGCAGTTTTTGTAGGAACCTATTGATCCTGCTCTTGATTGGTGGATGTAGGCCTTGGAAAGCAAAGTTCCCTGGgtggcatttttctttttctgttttaaaaaataggcaTCTGCTGTTGAAACGTCATTTTCTTATAAATACATCTTGATATAAATACATCTCTTtgaattttccatttcaaaagtgCTGCCTGCAGATATATTATCATGCTTCTTTTTAACAAGATCTATAAAAGATTAAATCTTTCTGTCAGGTGATAGGCACAGTTGCTTTGGTTCATCATGTCGCCAATTACTCTGATTAAAAAGCCGTTaaggaaacactgccttaatttttgtttcatttcgggGTttcgttttttttgaaaaagatatGACTTTAAAGAGTGGAAGCTGCTTTAAGCTGTAATGTATTTCAGTTTCTGAAATTTCTAAGCGTGTTGTTTTTAATGAACCTGAGAAGCAATTGTGAATTTAGGTTATTCCTGATTAGCATGTGAACATTTTCCCCTGTGTGTGCCAAACAGTGGTAAGAGGAGACAATGCCAGTGTCAGTTTTAGAATATTTAGCATGCACATATCAAATTTGTCGAGGAAAAAAATAATCGCTAGGTATTAACGCTGGGGAAATAAAGTTTCCTTAGCGTAAGTCTTTTGGTACAGGTTTTGTGAGAAAATCTCTTAGTTTTGTTTCTTCTTAACTGGCCCTTATGAGTGCAGTataatattactttattttttaaaaaagcaatgggtACTTTAAATCCTGTAACTGGAACATGTTGTGCTGAGCATTGCAACTTAAGGTAGTGAAAGAATAGCGAGCGCTGCAGCTTGACATGGAGGACATGTGTTGCATTTTGTGTGCAGCGAAGTATCAGGCAGGTAAAATAACAGGGCCTTTGTAAACCAGGATTATAATAATCTACTGCAAGGGTGAAGAAAGGGAAATGGAACAGGTTTTAATTTTCAGTACAGGCGTGCTAAATATTTGAAGCAAATCCACTGTCATGTGTACAATTCATCAGTTGGTTTTCTgatttctctcttctctccccccccccccccggcaagttATTTAGTTTTGAATCTGTCATTATTTGTCTAAGCACAGCTGACCAAGCAAAACCATGTTTTAAAGTGGGCTTTATGTTTTGATAAATGTGATCTGGTTGAAAAGTATTTTCGACTGAATGTGGAGCTTAATAGAACATGCTGACATAAtagttttaatgcattttgttgaAAATGTGTGAACAAACAGAATAGCTTTTGTTCCTTCATAATTGGCTGTAAAAGTAGATGGAAACATCACCATTACATATGGAAATGTGGAAGAGAGAAAGGAATAACATTTTCGGTCGGCTATATTCAGAATTGGATTCCCTGGTTTTAAAATAAGCATCTAAAATGGATGCCTCATTTGAAATTAGTTGTCAAAATACAATGCTCTAAATGGAATGTTTGTCACGATGGATCTATATATTTTATTCTGCACGAAACAGGGAAATAACTAAAGCAGTGTATGCAAATAGACTGCATTTAATATTTCACCTTACCTTTTTTTACGCCCATGAAGCGAAGTACCaaaattgcagccttaatatGCTAGGATGTGACAAGAGGCAGGGCaaccaaatattattattttaaaatggattGATAATTATCCTTTCCCAGTAAAAACTTTTGTAGAGGGgtatcaatttttttttaaaaaaagaaaataatgcaaAGACTGTATGGCATATTTGCTCCATAGTATATCTCGAAACGAGTTCATTTACTCTTCTGTATAAATGCAGAACTCTAAAGTATTTGCTGTTTAAGGAAACTGAGTGcagttctttttctctctcagtgGGTCCAATGGCTGTGTAAACTTGGATCAGTTTTAACTTGTAAAAGCAAACCCTTCTTCACCCCCCTTTTTTCCCAGGAACTTTTAATGTTCGTTTTCTTCTGAGATTTAATTTGGAAGTCATGGAAACTACCTATTATCTGATTTTAGTGTTGCAGCAAAACAGGCAGGGAGGTAATCCTTGAATTAAACgagctccccccacccttccctggCTTTCTAAATTGACCACACACAATCTGTACAACCAAATTCTGTGTCCTCATGCTGAGAAAACAATAGGGAACCATCCTTTCTTTTGAATAAGATCAGCTAGTTTGAAGTcagaggcttcttcttcttctttttgtaacgATTAATTTACAAATGGATCTCAGCGATAAGAAAAGGGAGCAACCAGTGATAACAAACATGAAATGAAAGGGGGTTCTTCTAATGAAAGGTTCCGAGTTATCTGCTAAACAATTGACAAGAGTTAAAAGCAAATAGTTTTGATATGCACTCAGACAAGGGAGATTGCAGAGGGTTATCAACCTTAACAACCCAGATTGATTTCTTATTGTATAGAAACATTTTCTCTTAACAGctcatcttctctctcccccccccccctttgatggtttctctccccccccctttcccagaaaTGTAAagtttttaatgctgcttttatAGATATGAGGTCATACTCTGATCTAATCTCCATGGTTGTAAAGTACAATGACTGCAGGCAGTTGTGGGATCTTGTATACTCACAATGGGGTTACCCAGAGATTTACACTGGTACCACTGAGGTTAGAACTGGCATCATAAAAGGCAACTTAACACCCCGATCCTAAGCACATTTAGTTGGATGTAAGTCCTAAGCGTTCTTATGAAGAAGTCGccacattgaattcagtggggcttactttggagtaagcgtGGAAATCTGTGCTGGGGACCTGCAGTTCTGGATGAAGCAATTGACTAgcaaattaaaaaatgcataacatgTTGAGGGCGACTTAGGGGCTTGTGGAGCTATATAGCAGAGTGGAAAGGACTCTGCGGTCTTCAAGTAAGCATCATAAGTAGGATTAGGCAACAAATGCTTGATTGTGAAAATATGAATATTATTCTTTGACAAgggatttctcattttttcccctccaTTTTATGTGTAACAAAGGCTTTAGATGCTGTGGGGTGAACTTTGGAAGGGAAAACCAATGCTTTGTAGGAGGATCAGAGTTAGCTCTGAGTTATGCAGGAATGGGAAAgctagcttgtttgtttgtttctcgtTCATGTCAACCTGAAGCTTGGGCGATATGTGCTCCCCCCCtcaccccttctctccccccgccccattctTTCTTGTCAGCAACTGATTGGGACCTTGAACGACTACAAATTAGTTTAGTGACGGGGTGACTGTCACTGATATCTTTGAATCGGTTGAGGATGAACAAGGTTGATGGGGAGCTTGAGAGTCTAATGAGTCCTTCAAATGCTTGATTTGCCACTCGGTGGACAACTAGGCAATAAGCAGTATGAAACATTGGAAATCAATACCTTGCTATGGAATTTCATTATGCCCCAATGTCTTTGGTTCATACTATTTTATCTTTTGATGGATTATCTGGAGGAAATGATCATCTGAGACACAGGTAGCCATAAAAAGCACCCCTTGTACAGTCTTAAAAATCAGTCATGGGCAACCTCTGTGAAGTCACAATATTGATTTTTTTCCCACATGTATGGCCAGTCTTAGTCTGTCTTGGTAGTGGGAGAAAGTGGCAGATCTCACCAAAACGTcttggagggagaaagaaagatgcAATGCAAGGCCTACAGGTTTCTTCTCTGGTGCTTGAAGCCATGCACTGTTGCTAGGAAGCGATATTTACAGGCTAGGGAAGCGGGACACACAATCCCTAGATGGAAATTTGCATGCTCTTTCGGTAGCTTCCAACACCCCAATTCTGGCACCAGTACTGACTGCCTGAACCTCCCACCTTCCTTTGCAGACCAAGTTAAGGCTGTTATGTGCATGCTGTGTGCAATATTCCTTTACTCTACAGTAGCCTGACCTGATAACATAAAAACAAGGCTAACAATGGAGGGAAAATAGAACGAATCAACAATACGTTGCGCTGAATACAAACATAATCAACCACAACATGCAAAATGGTGCCTGTTGCATTTTTTGCCCCATCTCATCCAGAATTTTAATTTCTAGGGATCATCTAGAAGGGGCCTGAGAGTTTAAGCCAAATGCAGTCTACAAGCTGCTCTCTagatggactgcaactcctataatctctgactattgaccatgaCAACTGGGACTGATCGGAGTTGTAGCTCAAAATATTTGGAAGgtgccacattggctacccctgctttaagaCCATGTGGCTGCACATTGACTTTTTTAAAGTCACTCACGAAATAGGGAAAGTAACTTATTTATCATGGACAGGTACCAGAAATATCAGGGAGATCTTGGGGACACAAGCAAAGAGTCTAGGAAAGTGAAGGGGTGGTTGAAGACTAAGCAGGAAACCTTTTTGAGATAGGTGCGCTCTAGCAAATCTTAACATTGCCTATCCTACAGACCAGATTTGTGTTTCTGCTCAGTTGCTAATCTTGCTCTTTTTCTTACCCCCCTCCCTTTGCCTTGATGTTTTAGGAGACACGCAGAAGGGTCAAACAAATCGAACCACCAAGGCGAAGGATGCCCACGTCTGTGGCAGATGCTGTGCTGAGTTCTTTGAACTATCGGATCTCCTGCAACACAAGAAGAACTGTAGTAAAAATCAATTAGTTTTAATTGTGAATGAAAATCCTGTTTCTCCTTCTGAAGCCTGCCCTCCCAGCTCCCCTACTGATAATCCTGACGAGCAGAGGAATGACATAGTTAATAACATGGATCAAGTAGACCGCAGCAGCCATCCTGAGCATAACAACAAACTTGACAAAGAAGAATCCATGGACGTGGAGGCTTCTGGCGTTAGTAACGGCACTAGCGGCAGTTCCCAGAGCGCCAGCGATAGCGTTGTGAGTGGTAACTGCTCCACCATGGGTACCTCAGCTATCACAACCTCTCTACCTCAAATAGGGGACCTGACAACGCTAGGCAACTTCTCAGTCATCAACAGCAACGTCATCATTGAAAACCTTCAGAGCACGAAAGTGGCGGTCGCCCAGTTCTCGCAGGAAGCGCGGTGCAATGGCGCCTCGGCTGGCAAGCTGGCCATCCCTTCCCTCATGGAGCAACTGTTGGCATTGCAGCAGCAACAGATCCACCAGTTGCAGCTGATTGAACAAATTCGTCACCAAATATTATTGCTGGCTTCGCAGAACGTGGACCTGCCAACGTCTCCCAGCCCCTCTCAGAGCACGTTACGAACATCTGCCAACCCCTTGTCCACGTTAAGTTCCCATTTATCCCAGCAGCTGGCTGCGGCGGCTGGGTTGGCACAAAGCCTAGCTAGCCAGTCTGCCAGCATCAGTGGTGTGAAGCAACTGCCCCCTATACAGCTACCTCAGAGCAATCCTGGCAACCCGGCAATTCCATCCAGTAGCGGCTCATCTCCAAATATTAACCTGTCTGCAGTGGCAATTATGGCGCCATCCTCTGACAAAGGGGCTACAAATGCTGGTGGCCCACAGCTTGGCAGCCCGCCAGTGACGGCGGCGTCCTCACCAGCTTTTGCAATAAGCAGTTTATTAAGCCCTGTATCGAACCCTCTTCTACCTCAACCCACCCCTAGCAACTCTGTGTTCCCCAATCCTTTGTCCGGTCTTGGAACGCCTGCAGAGGATTTGAGCTCCTTGGCTGCCCTGGCCCAGCAAAGGAAAAGCAAGCCCCCCAGCCTGGCCACCTTCGAAGCGAAAAGTGCTTCAGACGAAGCCTTCTTCAAGCATAAATGCAGGTTCTGTGCGAAAGTGTTTGGGAGCGACAGTGCCTTGCAGATCCATTTGCGTTCTCACACCGGGGAGAGGCCGTTCAAATGCAACATCTGTGGAAACCGGTTTTCCACCAAGGGGAACTTAAAAGTCCACTTTCAGCGTCATAAAGAAAAATACCCTCACATTCAAATGAACCCGTacccagtgccagagcatttaGACAACATTCCCACAAGCACAGGTATCCCGTATGGAATGTCAATACCGCCCGAGAAGCCTGTAACAAGCTGGCTGGACAGCAAGCCAGTGTTATCCACTTTGACGACATCAGTTGGCTTACCGCTTCCTCCCACAATTCCGAGCTTGACCCCTTTTATCAAAACAGAGGAGACTCAGCCTATTCCCATCACTCACCCTTCATCTAGTCCTCCATGTTCTGTGAAAAGCGACTCTGGCTCCATTGATCCTGCTGGGAAAAACTCCAACGGGCATTTAGTTGAAGGGGAGGCGGGCCCCTTGCTCTCCTCCAATGACAAGCCAGAGGAAAGCACCCAGATGCCCAGCGCCTCTGCTAGTCTTAACAGTTCCGTAACCTCGCCGGCAGCAGATTCAGGTTCCATCAATGTGGTCACTTTCACCAATCCACTGATGCCTCTCATGTCGGAGCAATTTAAGGCCAAGTTTCCATTTGGGGGGCTGCTGGACGCAACGCCGACCTCTGAGACCTCCAAACTGCAGCAGCTAGTGGAAAATATTGACAAAAAGGCAACCGATCCCAATGAGTGTGTCATTTGCCACCGAGTTCTTAGTTGCCAGAGTGCTTTGAAAATGCACTATCGCACACATACTGGTGAAAGGCCCTTTAAGTGCAAAATCTGTGGCCGCGCCTTTACGACAAAAGGAAATCTCAAGACCCATTACAGTGTTCACCGTGCCATGCCCCCGCTGAGAGTGCAACACTCCTGCCCAATCTGCCAGAAAAAGTTCACCAATGCCGTTGTGCTACAGCAGCACATCCGGATGCACATGGGCGGACAGATACCCAACACACCTGTGACAGAAAACTATCCCGAGTCGATGGAATCTGACACGGGGTCTTTTGATGAGAAGAACTTTGATGATCTGGATAACTTTTCTGATGAAAACATGGAAGACTGTCCCGACAGCAGCATACCAGATACCCCGAAATCCATTGATGCATCTCAAGATAGCTTATCATCTTCCCCATTGCCACTGGAAATGTCAAGTATTGCTGCTTTAGAAAATCAGATGAAGATGATCAATGCGGGGCTTGCTGAGCAGCTTCAAGCAAGCTTAAAATCTGTTGAGAATGGGTCGGTGGAAGGGGACATCATGACGAATGATTCGTCATCCATTGGTGGCGATATGGAAAGCCAAAGTGCTGGGAGTCCTGCTATTTCAGAGTCTACCTCTTCCATGCAGGCCTTGTCCCCTTCCAACAGCACGGCTGAGTACCACAAGTCGCCGTGCATCGAAGAGAAACCACCAAAAATGTTACCGAACGATTTTGCCAACGGTTGGCCTCCAGCCCTTGCAAACGGTGGTGCTTTGGATTTGACGTCTGGCAACCCCGAGAAAATGATTAAGGAAGAGTCCTTGAGCATGCTGTTTCCTTTCCGAGACAGAGGCAAGCTGAAGAACACGGCCTGCGACATTTGTGGCAAAACGTTTGCATGTCAGAGTGCCTTGGACATTCATTACAGAAGTCATACCAAAGAGAGACCATTTATTTGCACAGTTTGCAATCGTGGCTTTTCCACAAAGGGTAATTTGAAGCAGCATATGTTGACACATCAAATGCGAGATCTACCATCACAGCTGTTTGAACCCAATTCAACCCTTGGCCCCAATCAGAACTCTTCGTCAGTGATGCCCGCTAACTCGCTCTCGTCTCTGATAAAGACGGAGGTTAACGGTTTTGTACACAGCGCTCCTCAGGACAGCAAAGAGATGTCGCCTGCCCTGGTTCCTTCGGGGCCTCTGCCACCTTCAGCTACATCGCCAGTCTTGCTTCCGGCTCTCCCCAGAAGAACGCCGAAGCAGCACTACTGCAACACGTGTGGGAAAACCTTCTCGTCCTCCAGCGCTTTGCAGATCCACGAAAGGACTCACACCGGAGAGAAGCCTTTTGCCTGCACTATATGTGGAAGAGCTTTCACAACAAAAGGCAATCTTAAGgtacctccctccccacctctatATTCATAATATTCTGTCTTGCTTTTGGCATCAAGTTGCACTTGACATATTTGTGCCTGGTTTGTGCATAACCATGGTTTATTCAACAAACCACAAGTTTTCCCACAGATGATCAAAACAAGCCACCTCTTGTTTGTTTTCCAACTGCTCACTTATTCCTTTGTAGTTTGGTTGAGTGTCTTGGGTAGGGtggtcaaacaaaccatggttaaggaaagGGTGCTGGGTTAGCACAGTAAGGCCAAGCAACAGTTAAAAGAAACCAAAGTTTGTAAGCCACCCATAAGTCATGGCTTCAGATTCAGGTTTGTTGGCAGGAAACAAATCAAACTGAACATGCTGGGCAGGGTTCACACATGACACTACACCATGGTTTAATAAATTATGGTCTAGCATTATGTGTAAACTGGGCATTTGCATTTCATGCTGTGCATCCTGTCTTTTGTCTGCAGTCTCCAGGAGAGCGCCACATTTTTTACATGGCAAGCCTAAACCCTTCCTGTACACTGATACTCCCATGTAAATTGTGAATGGAATACACTCATTTTCACATGTATGGAAACCTGGGCCAGATTGTGTTTTGTAGCAAGTGTTCTTAGATGGACCTCTTCAATCCTTTTATGGTTCTGTGATGTGCATACCCAGCAATGGTGCTTGCTGCATGCAATGGAGGGGCATTGCCCTCAGATTACTGATACCTGATGGCAAATATAAAGGAGCAGGAAGCTCTGTTTTGGGGACTGATGCTAAGGCAAAAGCTGTGTGGGGTCAATATGTGTGTATGACTATACCATGTGTTGCCCCATCTACTTATAAAGAGAAGGATTGGTTTGCTTTCCCCAGGACTTTCAATTATGATTTTTGGGaaatgggaaagggagggggaaagcttctgcttctgctgaaaCTCCAGGTTAGAAAAGTAATCTGGGTATTGGTTCCATCAGTCAGAAGATAAGGCTCCCAGACCTTAATATCCTTCATCCCTACTGTTTTTGGATATGGTATCAATGGTGTCAGGTGCCtgatggggcagaaggcagggagcccaacaggatATGGTGCCAGAGCTGATGACTGGCAGAGCCAaggaattctagttttgtcctcgTCTTCCTCCCTGTTGAGTTTTGTAAGGGCAACACTCAGATTAAAGAGTAGGAAGTTGACAGACAGTGTCCCAGATTGGCctagtggaccagcctccactatgctatttatttcttttaaaatatttataggttGCCGTTCCAGATGAAGACCACTCAAAGTAGCACACAACAGTATTCTGCACAGTGAATTTCTTAATCTTTTTCCTCATTTgccaaaaatgtttattttttttctcaTAACCCAACTTATTCTCCTACATTACCCATGGGAGtgtaccagtgttagaaactaagatatataatctaatcaccaaatggcaccttaaacctaggttacagtcaCCACAATGAATTGTCTAGGtgtcattccccccaccccaattgattttttaaaatcaccattattatttcatttcatttggttACCTATTTATATTTCATAGAACAAATCCCAATGTGGTTTACAACACACTAAAACAtcagataaaacaatccagaaaacAAAtacaagcttcaaggaaaatcttTCAAATCCTTCTCttagtgacattttgctttccccagtcacCAACCTGGTATCCAGTGATCTCCACATGGTCGCAATTGCACCCACCAAACACACCTGGTGCCTGgctagtttctaacactggagtGTGCATGTGGCTTCTAAGTCATCACCTATCCAGGCACTAATCACCTTAGCTTTAGCAAGATGATGGTTTCCTGTGCATCCACCTCAGGCTGCACCCAGAAAAGTATTCTCAGTTCCTGGCCAATTATTTCCATGCATAACAGCTAGAAGCATATTTGCATACATCTGTGTTAATCTAATCACTGTTTTGTGTTTTCAAACTTCACCCCCCCTTCTTTTTGGTGAATACAGAATTTTATAGACTCCCCAATTAAAGACAGTCAGAAAGTGTACTTTGTATATATACTCAGAACAGCAAAAGAATCCTCTCGTTACAGTTAAATTAC encodes the following:
- the SALL1 gene encoding sal-like protein 1 isoform X3 gives rise to the protein MGDTQKGQTNRTTKAKDAHVCGRCCAEFFELSDLLQHKKNCSKNQLVLIVNENPVSPSEACPPSSPTDNPDEQRNDIVNNMDQVDRSSHPEHNNKLDKEESMDVEASGVSNGTSGSSQSASDSVVSGNCSTMGTSAITTSLPQIGDLTTLGNFSVINSNVIIENLQSTKVAVAQFSQEARCNGASAGKLAIPSLMEQLLALQQQQIHQLQLIEQIRHQILLLASQNVDLPTSPSPSQSTLRTSANPLSTLSSHLSQQLAAAAGLAQSLASQSASISGVKQLPPIQLPQSNPGNPAIPSSSGSSPNINLSAVAIMAPSSDKGATNAGGPQLGSPPVTAASSPAFAISSLLSPVSNPLLPQPTPSNSVFPNPLSGLGTPAEDLSSLAALAQQRKSKPPSLATFEAKSASDEAFFKHKCRFCAKVFGSDSALQIHLRSHTGERPFKCNICGNRFSTKGNLKVHFQRHKEKYPHIQMNPYPVPEHLDNIPTSTGIPYGMSIPPEKPVTSWLDSKPVLSTLTTSVGLPLPPTIPSLTPFIKTEETQPIPITHPSSSPPCSVKSDSGSIDPAGKNSNGHLVEGEAGPLLSSNDKPEESTQMPSASASLNSSVTSPAADSGSINVVTFTNPLMPLMSEQFKAKFPFGGLLDATPTSETSKLQQLVENIDKKATDPNECVICHRVLSCQSALKMHYRTHTGERPFKCKICGRAFTTKGNLKTHYSVHRAMPPLRVQHSCPICQKKFTNAVVLQQHIRMHMGGQIPNTPVTENYPESMESDTGSFDEKNFDDLDNFSDENMEDCPDSSIPDTPKSIDASQDSLSSSPLPLEMSSIAALENQMKMINAGLAEQLQASLKSVENGSVEGDIMTNDSSSIGGDMESQSAGSPAISESTSSMQALSPSNSTAEYHKSPCIEEKPPKMLPNDFANGWPPALANGGALDLTSGNPEKMIKEESLSMLFPFRDRGKLKNTACDICGKTFACQSALDIHYRSHTKERPFICTVCNRGFSTKGNLKQHMLTHQMRDLPSQLFEPNSTLGPNQNSSSVMPANSLSSLIKTEVNGFVHSAPQDSKEMSPALVPSGPLPPSATSPVLLPALPRRTPKQHYCNTCGKTFSSSSALQIHERTHTGEKPFACTICGRAFTTKGNLKSLFQVHMGTHMWNSTPARRGRRLSVDGPMTFLGSNPVKFPDIFPKELAVRSGNGDPSSFWNQYAAALSNGLAMKTNEISVIQNGGIPPIPGSLGNGSSSPISGLTGSLEKLQNSEPNAPLAGLEKMAGSENGTNFRFTRFVEDGKEIVTN
- the SALL1 gene encoding sal-like protein 1 isoform X4; translated protein: MDQVDRSSHPEHNNKLDKEESMDVEASGVSNGTSGSSQSASDSVVSGNCSTMGTSAITTSLPQIGDLTTLGNFSVINSNVIIENLQSTKVAVAQFSQEARCNGASAGKLAIPSLMEQLLALQQQQIHQLQLIEQIRHQILLLASQNVDLPTSPSPSQSTLRTSANPLSTLSSHLSQQLAAAAGLAQSLASQSASISGVKQLPPIQLPQSNPGNPAIPSSSGSSPNINLSAVAIMAPSSDKGATNAGGPQLGSPPVTAASSPAFAISSLLSPVSNPLLPQPTPSNSVFPNPLSGLGTPAEDLSSLAALAQQRKSKPPSLATFEAKSASDEAFFKHKCRFCAKVFGSDSALQIHLRSHTGERPFKCNICGNRFSTKGNLKVHFQRHKEKYPHIQMNPYPVPEHLDNIPTSTGIPYGMSIPPEKPVTSWLDSKPVLSTLTTSVGLPLPPTIPSLTPFIKTEETQPIPITHPSSSPPCSVKSDSGSIDPAGKNSNGHLVEGEAGPLLSSNDKPEESTQMPSASASLNSSVTSPAADSGSINVVTFTNPLMPLMSEQFKAKFPFGGLLDATPTSETSKLQQLVENIDKKATDPNECVICHRVLSCQSALKMHYRTHTGERPFKCKICGRAFTTKGNLKTHYSVHRAMPPLRVQHSCPICQKKFTNAVVLQQHIRMHMGGQIPNTPVTENYPESMESDTGSFDEKNFDDLDNFSDENMEDCPDSSIPDTPKSIDASQDSLSSSPLPLEMSSIAALENQMKMINAGLAEQLQASLKSVENGSVEGDIMTNDSSSIGGDMESQSAGSPAISESTSSMQALSPSNSTAEYHKSPCIEEKPPKMLPNDFANGWPPALANGGALDLTSGNPEKMIKEESLSMLFPFRDRGKLKNTACDICGKTFACQSALDIHYRSHTKERPFICTVCNRGFSTKGNLKQHMLTHQMRDLPSQLFEPNSTLGPNQNSSSVMPANSLSSLIKTEVNGFVHSAPQDSKEMSPALVPSGPLPPSATSPVLLPALPRRTPKQHYCNTCGKTFSSSSALQIHERTHTGEKPFACTICGRAFTTKGNLKSLFQVHMGTHMWNSTPARRGRRLSVDGPMTFLGSNPVKFPDIFPKELAVRSGNGDPSSFWNQYAAALSNGLAMKTNEISVIQNGGIPPIPGSLGNGSSSPISGLTGSLEKLQNSEPNAPLAGLEKMAGSENGTNFRFTRFVEDGKEIVTN
- the SALL1 gene encoding sal-like protein 1 isoform X1, which translates into the protein MSRRKQAKPQHFQTDPELASRSQRNGDTQKGQTNRTTKAKDAHVCGRCCAEFFELSDLLQHKKNCSKNQLVLIVNENPVSPSEACPPSSPTDNPDEQRNDIVNNMDQVDRSSHPEHNNKLDKEESMDVEASGVSNGTSGSSQSASDSVVSGNCSTMGTSAITTSLPQIGDLTTLGNFSVINSNVIIENLQSTKVAVAQFSQEARCNGASAGKLAIPSLMEQLLALQQQQIHQLQLIEQIRHQILLLASQNVDLPTSPSPSQSTLRTSANPLSTLSSHLSQQLAAAAGLAQSLASQSASISGVKQLPPIQLPQSNPGNPAIPSSSGSSPNINLSAVAIMAPSSDKGATNAGGPQLGSPPVTAASSPAFAISSLLSPVSNPLLPQPTPSNSVFPNPLSGLGTPAEDLSSLAALAQQRKSKPPSLATFEAKSASDEAFFKHKCRFCAKVFGSDSALQIHLRSHTGERPFKCNICGNRFSTKGNLKVHFQRHKEKYPHIQMNPYPVPEHLDNIPTSTGIPYGMSIPPEKPVTSWLDSKPVLSTLTTSVGLPLPPTIPSLTPFIKTEETQPIPITHPSSSPPCSVKSDSGSIDPAGKNSNGHLVEGEAGPLLSSNDKPEESTQMPSASASLNSSVTSPAADSGSINVVTFTNPLMPLMSEQFKAKFPFGGLLDATPTSETSKLQQLVENIDKKATDPNECVICHRVLSCQSALKMHYRTHTGERPFKCKICGRAFTTKGNLKTHYSVHRAMPPLRVQHSCPICQKKFTNAVVLQQHIRMHMGGQIPNTPVTENYPESMESDTGSFDEKNFDDLDNFSDENMEDCPDSSIPDTPKSIDASQDSLSSSPLPLEMSSIAALENQMKMINAGLAEQLQASLKSVENGSVEGDIMTNDSSSIGGDMESQSAGSPAISESTSSMQALSPSNSTAEYHKSPCIEEKPPKMLPNDFANGWPPALANGGALDLTSGNPEKMIKEESLSMLFPFRDRGKLKNTACDICGKTFACQSALDIHYRSHTKERPFICTVCNRGFSTKGNLKQHMLTHQMRDLPSQLFEPNSTLGPNQNSSSVMPANSLSSLIKTEVNGFVHSAPQDSKEMSPALVPSGPLPPSATSPVLLPALPRRTPKQHYCNTCGKTFSSSSALQIHERTHTGEKPFACTICGRAFTTKGNLKSLFQVHMGTHMWNSTPARRGRRLSVDGPMTFLGSNPVKFPDIFPKELAVRSGNGDPSSFWNQYAAALSNGLAMKTNEISVIQNGGIPPIPGSLGNGSSSPISGLTGSLEKLQNSEPNAPLAGLEKMAGSENGTNFRFTRFVEDGKEIVTN
- the SALL1 gene encoding sal-like protein 1 isoform X2; translated protein: MSRRKQAKPQHFQTDPELASRSQRNGDTQKGQTNRTTKAKDAHVCGRCCAEFFELSDLLQHKKNCSKNQLVLIVNENPVSPSEACPPSSPTDNPDEQRNDIVNNMDQVDRSSHPEHNNKLDKEESMDVEASGVSNGTSGSSQSASDSVVSGNCSTMGTSAITTSLPQIGDLTTLGNFSVINSNVIIENLQSTKVAVAQFSQEARCNGASAGKLAIPSLMEQLLALQQQQIHQLQLIEQIRHQILLLASQNVDLPTSPSPSQSTLRTSANPLSTLSSHLSQQLAAAAGLAQSLASQSASISGVKQLPPIQLPQSNPGNPAIPSSSGSSPNINLSAVAIMAPSSDKGATNAGGPQLGSPPVTAASSPAFAISSLLSPVSNPLLPQPTPSNSVFPNPLSGLGTPAEDLSSLAALAQQRKSKPPSLATFEAKSASDEAFFKHKCRFCAKVFGSDSALQIHLRSHTGERPFKCNICGNRFSTKGNLKVHFQRHKEKYPHIQMNPYPVPEHLDNIPTSTGIPYGMSIPPEKPVTSWLDSKPVLSTLTTSVGLPLPPTIPSLTPFIKTEETQPIPITHPSSSPPCSVKSDSGSIDPAGKNSNGHLVEGEAGPLLSSNDKPEESTQMPSASASLNSSVTSPAADSGSINVVTFTNPLMPLMSEQFKAKFPFGGLLDATPTSETSKLQQLVENIDKKATDPNECVICHRVLSCQSALKMHYRTHTGERPFKCKICGRAFTTKGNLKTHYSVHRAMPPLRVQHSCPICQKKFTNAVVLQQHIRMHMGGQIPNTPVTENYPESMESDTGSFDEKNFDDLDNFSDENMEDCPDSSIPDTPKSIDASQDSLSSSPLPLEMSSIAALENQMKMINAGLAEQLQASLKSVENGSVEGDIMTNDSSSIGGDMESQSAGSPAISESTSSMQALSPSNSTAEYHKSPCIEEKPPKMLPNDFANGWPPALANGGALDLTSGNPEKMIKEESLSMLFPFRDRGKLKNTACDICGKTFACQSALDIHYRSHTKERPFICTVCNRGFSTKGNLKQHMLTHQMRDLPSQLFEPNSTLGPNQNSSSVMPANSLSSLIKTEVNGFVHSAPQDSKEMSPALVPSGPLPPSATSPVLLPALPRRTPKQHYCNTCGKTFSSSSALQIHERTHTGEKPFACTICGRAFTTKGNLKVHMGTHMWNSTPARRGRRLSVDGPMTFLGSNPVKFPDIFPKELAVRSGNGDPSSFWNQYAAALSNGLAMKTNEISVIQNGGIPPIPGSLGNGSSSPISGLTGSLEKLQNSEPNAPLAGLEKMAGSENGTNFRFTRFVEDGKEIVTN